The following are encoded in a window of Etheostoma cragini isolate CJK2018 chromosome 7, CSU_Ecrag_1.0, whole genome shotgun sequence genomic DNA:
- the si:ch211-148l7.4 gene encoding zinc finger protein 271 has protein sequence MDGVSWSTTRAPESFSRSRTAAVTLSRLASFIARADTKPHTPNKTQQPAHLPYTCQECSKSFPNASDLLEHQELKHALPKPHQCLSCGQEFSLRSSLQLHKCNHDSSLCERCHGETQPGSPCPACSLTSESPHHQPHLSSSPYACAPCGRGFSQKQALLHHQQAGCGEPACPSDIVDAGSIPEDSPPVSEGDSTCSDSSDSPGPSRRAPNVCQFCLKTFRTEAGLQRHEQTNHSEDRLMATQGHKTKGDGAGTEASNRGSTKVNGELLKLPKSKKKLLTCRSCEMVFGSTSTLYMHRKEKHSREKNTRREPRPRPVIIKRRKGGAYPCQVCGLVFVHHLSLRAHYKRHTASSFNAITITNTSRPEGCTTKDSELSPSTAKKNKTVKAGPGRPRKTPRLKIRITDPERCREVPEVKEEEEEEEEQESEFPCPSCAEVFSLQSQLREHVELHQSSVKRRQCSVCVNEMDTCKWPGSKRQRLYHCVPCQQGFSVLDTFLEHCQKHLRVRVEEDSVTEAYTHQASKA, from the coding sequence ATGGATGGCGTCAGCTGGAGCACCACACGCGCCCCGGAGTCGTTCAGCCGCTCGAGGACAGCAGCAGTCACGCTATCCAGGCTCGCCAGCTTCATTGCACGGGCTGACACCAAACCGCACACACCAAACAAGACGCAGCAGCCAGCCCATTTGCCATACACCTGCCAGGAATGCAGTAAGAGCTTCCCAAATGCGTCAGATCTGTTAGAGCACCAGGAACTAAAACACGCGCTACCCAAGCCTCACCAGTGTCTCTCTTGTGGGCAGGAGTTCTCCCTGCGTTCGTCCTTACAGCTACATAAGTGCAACCACGATTCGTCCCTGTGTGAGCGTTGTCATGGCGAGACACAGCCGGGTTCTCCGTGCCCTGCATGTAGTCTGACCTCAGAGTCACCGCACCACCAGCCTCACCTCAGTAGTAGCCCTTACGCATGTGCCCCGTGTGGGAGAGGCTTCAGTCAAAAGCAGGCTCTGCTACACCATCAACAAGCTGGTTGTGGTGAACCGGCATGCCCATCTGATATAGTTGATGCAGGTAGCATTCCAGAGGACTCTCCACCAGTTTCTGAGGGAGACTCAACCTGTTCTGATTCTTCAGACAGCCCCGGGCCCAGCAGAAGAGCTCCAAATGTGTGCCAATTCTGTTTGAAAACGTTCCGCACGGAGGCTGGACTGCAACGCCATGAACAAACAAACCACTCAGAGGACCGGCTGATGGCTACACAGGGACATAAGACCAAAGGAGACGGTGCGGGTACAGAAGCGAGCAATAGAGGGAGTACCAAGGTGAATGGAGAACTACTTAAATTGCCAAAATCCAAAAAGAAGCTCCTGACCTGTCGCTCTTGCGAGATGGTTTTCGGGAGCACATCGACGCTGTACATGCACAGAAAAGAGAagcacagcagagagaaaaataccAGGAGGGAACCACGGCCCCGGCCAGTCATCATCAAGCGCCGAAAAGGAGGAGCGTATCCATGTCAGGTCTGCGGCCTCGTCTTCGTCCACCATTTGTCACTTCGGGCACATTACAAACGGCACACAGCCTCAAGCTTCAACGCGATCACAATCACAAACACGAGCCGGCCTGAAGGATGTACTACCAAAGACTCTGAGTTGTCACCcagcacagcaaaaaaaaacaagactgttAAGGCCGGTCCAGGGAGGCCCAGGAAGACACCCAGACTGAAGATCAGGATCACTGATCCAGAGAGATGCAGAGAAGTGCCTGaagtgaaggaggaggaggaggaggaggaggaacaggagAGTGAGTTCCCATGCCCCTCCTGTGCAGAGGTTTTCTCCCTGCAGTCCCAGCTTAGGGAGCACGTGGAGCTCCACCAGTCGTCCGTGAAGAGGAGACAGTGCAGCGTGTGCGTAAACGAGATGGACACCTGTAAATGGCCCGGCTCAAAGAGGCAGAGGCTGTACCACTGCGTGCCTTGCCAGCAGGGTTTCTCAGTGCTGGACACTTTCCTAGAACACTGTCAGAAGCATCTACGGGTCCGCGTGGAGGAGGACAGCGTCACTGAGGCCTACACACATCAGGCCAGCAAAGCCTGA
- the snrpg gene encoding small nuclear ribonucleoprotein G, which produces MSKAHPPELKKFMDKKLSLKLNGGRHVQGILRGFDPFMNMVLDDSLEMGPGGQQNTIGMVVIRGNSIIMLEALERV; this is translated from the exons ATGAGCAAAGCACATCCACCAGAGTTGAAGAA GTTCATGGACAAGAAGCTCTCAT TGAAGCTGAATGGAGGCAGGCACGTGCAGGGCATCCTGCGCGGCTTCGACCCCTTTATGAACATGGTGCTGGATGACTCTCTGGAGATGGGCCCAGGAGGACAGCAGAACACCATTGGCATGGTG GTCATCAGGGGAAACAGCATCATCATGTTGGAGGCGTTGGAGAGAGTATGA
- the plpbp gene encoding pyridoxal phosphate homeostasis protein isoform X1 yields MWKVAMSEEVRKALQSVVERVNQAAARRPKTLPALPPRLVAVSKTKPPEMVVEAYRQGQRNFGENYVNELVDKASDPLILDSCADIKWHFIGHLQKNNVNKLLGVPNLFLVETVDSAKLADRVNSSWQRIRGASTQRLKIMVQLNTSGEQSKHGLPPEETVDTVKHIVSQCSALHFLGLMTIGRYGYDLTLGPNPDFQMLLSRRQEVCDALKMPLEDVELSMGMSTDFEHAIEVGSTNVRVGSIIFGNRDYPNSAANTPNPSPQPSPAPSPEKTAKSVSEEAAKKMQHLTVSGH; encoded by the exons ATGTGGAAAGTAGCAATGTCGGAGGAGGTTAGGAAGGCGCTACAGTCGGTAGTGGAACGGGTGAACCAGGCGGCGGCACGGCGGCCCAAG ACACTACCAGCCCTGCCGCCCCGCCTCGTAGCGGTCAGCAAGACCAAACCCCCAGAGATGGTTGTGGAGGCCTACAGACAAGGGCAGCGTAACTTTGGAGAAAATTAT GTTAACGAACTTGTGGACAAAGCTTCAGACCCTCTG aTTTTAGACTCGTGTGCAGACATCAAGTGGCACTTTATCGGCCATCTACAGAAGAATAATGTCAACAAACTTTTGG GCGTGCCAAACCTGTTCCTTGTGGAGACGGTCGACTCGGCGAAACTGGCTGACCGGGTCAACAGCTCATGGCAGCGCATCAGAGGAGCCAGCACGCAGAGGCTAAAGATCATGGTGCAGCTCAACACCAGCGGAGAACAGA GTAAACACGGGCTGCCGCCAGAGGAGACGGTGGACACAGTGAAACACATCGTGTCCCAGTGCTCTGCCCTGCACTTCTTAGGACTCATGACCATTGGACGCTACGGCTACGACCTCACCCTGGGGCCCAATCCCGACTTTCAG ATGCTGCTGAGTCGGAGGCAGGAGGTGTGTGACGCTCTGAAGATGCCTCTGGAGGACGTCGAACTCAGCATGGGTATGTCCACAGACTTTGAACATGCG ATCGAGGTGGGCTCCACCAACGTGCGAGTGGGTAGCATCATATTCGGCAACAGAGATTATCCCAACAGTGCAGCAAACACTCCAAACCCCAGCCCGCAGCCCAGCCCAGCCCCCAGCCCCGAGAAAACGGCCAAGTCGGTGTCCGAAGAGGCCGCCAAGAAGATGCAGCACCTCACTGTGTCTGGACACTAA
- the plpbp gene encoding pyridoxal phosphate homeostasis protein isoform X2 translates to MVVEAYRQGQRNFGENYVNELVDKASDPLILDSCADIKWHFIGHLQKNNVNKLLGVPNLFLVETVDSAKLADRVNSSWQRIRGASTQRLKIMVQLNTSGEQSKHGLPPEETVDTVKHIVSQCSALHFLGLMTIGRYGYDLTLGPNPDFQMLLSRRQEVCDALKMPLEDVELSMGMSTDFEHAIEVGSTNVRVGSIIFGNRDYPNSAANTPNPSPQPSPAPSPEKTAKSVSEEAAKKMQHLTVSGH, encoded by the exons ATGGTTGTGGAGGCCTACAGACAAGGGCAGCGTAACTTTGGAGAAAATTAT GTTAACGAACTTGTGGACAAAGCTTCAGACCCTCTG aTTTTAGACTCGTGTGCAGACATCAAGTGGCACTTTATCGGCCATCTACAGAAGAATAATGTCAACAAACTTTTGG GCGTGCCAAACCTGTTCCTTGTGGAGACGGTCGACTCGGCGAAACTGGCTGACCGGGTCAACAGCTCATGGCAGCGCATCAGAGGAGCCAGCACGCAGAGGCTAAAGATCATGGTGCAGCTCAACACCAGCGGAGAACAGA GTAAACACGGGCTGCCGCCAGAGGAGACGGTGGACACAGTGAAACACATCGTGTCCCAGTGCTCTGCCCTGCACTTCTTAGGACTCATGACCATTGGACGCTACGGCTACGACCTCACCCTGGGGCCCAATCCCGACTTTCAG ATGCTGCTGAGTCGGAGGCAGGAGGTGTGTGACGCTCTGAAGATGCCTCTGGAGGACGTCGAACTCAGCATGGGTATGTCCACAGACTTTGAACATGCG ATCGAGGTGGGCTCCACCAACGTGCGAGTGGGTAGCATCATATTCGGCAACAGAGATTATCCCAACAGTGCAGCAAACACTCCAAACCCCAGCCCGCAGCCCAGCCCAGCCCCCAGCCCCGAGAAAACGGCCAAGTCGGTGTCCGAAGAGGCCGCCAAGAAGATGCAGCACCTCACTGTGTCTGGACACTAA
- the tmed4 gene encoding transmembrane emp24 domain-containing protein 4: MMLSIPAAGIVLILAWIYPSYALYFHIGETEKKCFIEEIPDETMVIGKYRTQLWDKHSNSFLAATPGLGMHVEIKDPDTKIILSRQYGSDGRFTFTSHTPGEHQICLHSNSTKMALFSGGKLRVHLDIQVGEHTNNYPEIAAKDKLTELQLRVRQLLDQIEQIQKEQNYQRYREERFRMTSESTNQRVLWWSIAQTLILIVTGVWQMKHLKSFFEAKKLV; this comes from the exons ATGATGCTTTCTATCCCCGCTGCTGGAATTGTTTTAATACTAGCTTGGATATATCCAAGTTACGCGCTCTATTTCCACATAGGAGAGACGGAGAAAAAATGCTTCATTGAAGAAATTCCCGACGAGACCATGGTCATTG GTAAATACAGGACTCAGCTGTGGGACAAGCACTCAAATTCATTCCTGGCAGCCACTCCTGGCCTTGGGATGCATGTGGAGATCAAGGATCCCGATACAAAG ATTATCCTCTCTCGTCAGTATGGGTCGGACGGACGGTTCACCTTCACCTCCCACACGCCTGGGGAACATCAGATCTGTTTGCACTCAAACTCCACCAAGATGGCTCTGTTTTCAGGAGGAAAACTG AGAGTTCATCTGGATATTCAGGTGGGAGAACATACCAACAACTACCCGGAAATCGCAGCTAAGGACAAGCTCACCGAGCTGCAGCTGCGAGTCCGACAGCTGCTGGACCAAATCGAACAGATCCAGAAGGAGCAGAACTATCAGAGG TATCGCGAGGAGCGGTTTCGCATGACGAGTGAGAGCACCAACCAGCGCGTCCTCTGGTGGTCCATCGCTCAGACCCTCATCCTCATCGTCACCGGCGTTTGGCAGATGAAGCACCTCAAAAGCTTCTTCGAGGCCAAGAAACTGGTGTAA